Genomic segment of Terriglobales bacterium:
TCCAGCCGGTATGGAATCGCAGCTTGCAGCCTGATGCTAGCTCTCACCCTGCAGAGCAGCGCGCAGCAGGACAAATCCAAGCGTCCTAGCCCGCCGGGCACAGCAAGCTTCAAATTCGACGATGGCAAGACGATCACTATCAGTTATAGCCGTCCCAAGATCAACGACCCGAAGAGCGGGCAGCCGCGTAAGATTTACGGCGGTCTCGTGCCCTACGGTGAAGTCTGGAGGGCCGGCGCCAACGAAGCTACTTCTTTCGTCACGCAGGCCGATCTCACGGTTGGCAACACGAAGGTCCCCGCCGGCAACTACACGCTGTACATCCTGCCGGCCGAGAATGGGCCGTGGAAACTCATCATCAGCAAGAAGACCGGGCAGTGGGGGATTCCCTATCCGGGCGAGGCATCCGACCTGGCCCGCATCGACATGCAGACGGCGAAGACCCCGGCGACAGTCCAGGAGTTCACCATTTCCTTCGACAAGCGCAGCCCGAATGCCGGGGTGATGAAGTTCGACTGGGAAAACACCAGCGCGTCGGTAGATTTCAGCGAAGCAAATCCGTAGCCGAGAACGAAACCGGTCCTGGGCCCGCGGATTTTCGCGAGTTCAGGACCGAAGTCATTCGCGCCGCGAACCGACTGGCACTCACAGCCTGAGAGTGCTTCCCGATTCAGCTCTCACAATCCCGCAGCAGCGCTCGATGAGGATTGCACCCGCTATGCCCGGCGGTTAGAATTCTTCCGCGCGGAGGTGCCCCATGCCTCGCTACGAATTCTTCTGCGAAGATTGCCAAAAAGAATTTGAAGTGATTCTCACCCTTAGTGAATACGAAAAGGGCAAGGTGAAGTGCCCGAAGTGCGACGGCAAGCACGTTCACCAGGAAGCCGCGGCGTTCTTTGCCGTTACGTCCAAGAAATCATAACCACCAAGGACACAAAGGGCCACTACCGACAAGAATAAGGCCGGACTGTGTTCGTCCGGCCTTCGTGCTGCTGAGTGTTCTTTGAGGTTGTTGCTTTAATCGCCCTTCGCGGATTGTGCCTGCGGCTTCCAGCGCAGGATCGGCTGGCGCGCGGCCCGGACTTCATCCAGCCGGGAGATGCGCGTCGTGTGCGGTGCGTTGATCACCGTTTCCGGCTCGGACTCGCACTCCTGCGCCACCTGTTTCATGGCATCGATGAACAAATCCAATTCCTCGATGGACTCGCTTTCCGTCGGCTCAATCATCAGGGCGCCGTGCACGATCAGCGGAAACGACACCGTGTAGGGATGAAATCCATAATCGATGAGCCGCTTCGCGATGTCCCCCGTCTTGATACCTTTGGCTGTCTGCTTGTGATCGCTGAATACGACCTCATGCATGCTGGGCGTTGAGTACGGCAGATCGTAAACGCCATCCAGCTTCTTGCGAATGTAGTTGGCGTTGAGCACCGCGTCTTCGGTGGTCTGCAACAGGCCGTCGCGGCCGTTCGCCATGATGTAGGCCAGCGCGCGCACGTGCATGCCAAAGTTGCCGTAAAAGGCGCGCACCCGCCCGATCGACTGCGGGCGATCGTAATCGAACCCAAGCGAGCCGTCTTTCTTGGTGACGACCACCGGGACCGGCAGAAAAGGCTCCAGAATTTTCTTGCACGCCACCGGACCGGAGCCGGGTCCACCGCCGCCATGAGGCGTGGAAAACGTCTTATGCAAGTTCAGGTGCATCACGTCCACGCCGAAGTCGCCCGGACGCACCTTGCCGACCAGCGCGTTCATGTTGGCGCCATCCATGTAGACCAGGCCGCCCTTGCGATGGACGATGTCGGCAATTTTGTGGATGTCCTGCTCGAAAACGCCAAGCGTGTTGGGGTTGGTGAGCATCAGCGCCGCGACATCCTGATTCATCTGAGCTTCCAGCGACGGGATGTCGACCATCCCCCGGGCGTTGGACTTCAGATTCTCTACCGCGTAACCGGCGATGGCCGCGGTGGCAGGGTTGGTGCCGTGCGCCGAGTCTGGAATCAGGATCTTCTTGCGTGGATCGCCTTTGGATTGCAGGTAGGCGCGCGCCAGCAGGATTCCGGTGAGTTCGCCATGCGCGCCGGCGGCCGGCTGAAGCGTGATCGCCTCCATGCCGCAAATTTCCATCAGCGCCTTGCGCAGCACTTGCAGGATGAGCAGCGCTCCCTGCGACACCCTCTCCGGCTGGTAGGGATGCGCATTGGCCAGACCGTCCAGGCGCGCCACGATTTCGTTGATCCGCGGGTTGTACTTCATGGTGCAGGAGCCCAGCGGATAAAGCCCGGTATCGACGCCGTAATTCCACGTCGAGATGCGGGTGAAGTGGCGGATGATTTCGATCTCGCTGACCTCGGGCATGTTCCCCAAGTCCGGGCGGGCTGAGTTGCCCAGCAGTTTCGATGGATTGACGTCGGGCACGTCGAGTTGGGAGAGCTTGTATCCCTTCTTGCCGGGCGATGACTTCTCGAAAATCAGCCCTTCATTCTGGTTGACGTGCGTGGTGGCTTTCCTGATCTTGCCGCTCATCGCGCCACCTCCGGCGCTTCCAAAACGCCCCGTTCTCGCGCGCCTTGCGCTGACAGCCCTCTCGCGGCTGCGTCAATCGCCGTCTTGCGGGTCAGTTCCGTGCAACACCACAGCGAGGCATTGCCCAGCTCGGGATAGAACTTCTTCAGCGGCAACCCACCGATGATCTTCTGGTCCAGCATGCGATCGTTGAGCGTCTTGGGATCATCGCCGGTCTGCACGACAAATTCG
This window contains:
- the gcvPB gene encoding aminomethyl-transferring glycine dehydrogenase subunit GcvPB: MSGKIRKATTHVNQNEGLIFEKSSPGKKGYKLSQLDVPDVNPSKLLGNSARPDLGNMPEVSEIEIIRHFTRISTWNYGVDTGLYPLGSCTMKYNPRINEIVARLDGLANAHPYQPERVSQGALLILQVLRKALMEICGMEAITLQPAAGAHGELTGILLARAYLQSKGDPRKKILIPDSAHGTNPATAAIAGYAVENLKSNARGMVDIPSLEAQMNQDVAALMLTNPNTLGVFEQDIHKIADIVHRKGGLVYMDGANMNALVGKVRPGDFGVDVMHLNLHKTFSTPHGGGGPGSGPVACKKILEPFLPVPVVVTKKDGSLGFDYDRPQSIGRVRAFYGNFGMHVRALAYIMANGRDGLLQTTEDAVLNANYIRKKLDGVYDLPYSTPSMHEVVFSDHKQTAKGIKTGDIAKRLIDYGFHPYTVSFPLIVHGALMIEPTESESIEELDLFIDAMKQVAQECESEPETVINAPHTTRISRLDEVRAARQPILRWKPQAQSAKGD
- a CDS encoding zinc ribbon domain-containing protein, which produces MPRYEFFCEDCQKEFEVILTLSEYEKGKVKCPKCDGKHVHQEAAAFFAVTSKKS
- a CDS encoding DUF2911 domain-containing protein, whose product is MKRSSRYGIAACSLMLALTLQSSAQQDKSKRPSPPGTASFKFDDGKTITISYSRPKINDPKSGQPRKIYGGLVPYGEVWRAGANEATSFVTQADLTVGNTKVPAGNYTLYILPAENGPWKLIISKKTGQWGIPYPGEASDLARIDMQTAKTPATVQEFTISFDKRSPNAGVMKFDWENTSASVDFSEANP